In Candidatus Methylacidiphilales bacterium, the sequence TCAGGAAATCAGGGAGGCCGCGCCGTCGCTGAAAGAGGGCAGTGTCATTGACTACAACAAGCTGAAACAGGATGTTGTCGCGCTCAATCAATTGCCCGACCGCCGGGTGATCCCGGCGCTGCGGGCGGGTTCGCGCCCCGGCACGATGGATGTCGATTTGAATGTGGAAGATAAGATGCCGTTGCACGGGAACATTGACTTGAATAACCGCAACAGCCCGGACACGGCCGAGTTGCGGCTAAGCGGCGGGCTCAGTTACAGCAATCTCTGGCAGTTGGGGCACACCGTCGGGGCGAGTTTCCAGATAGCGCCGGAGGATGTCAGCCAGGTCAACGTTGTGTCGGCTTACTACCTGGCGCCTGTTCCTGATGTGACTTGGCTAAAATTGATGCTGCAGGGAACCCGGCAGGACAGCAATGTATCGACCCTCGGCGGCGCAGGCGTGGCAGGGCGGGGGGATATCGTCGGCCCCCGGGCCATCTTCATTCTTCCCGGTAAAGATTCATTCTACCACTCGCTCACCCTGGGGGTTGATTACAAGCACTACACGCAGGATCTGACGATTGGCGGCAGCGTGGCCAGGACGCCTCTTACCTATTACCCCATGAGCGGACTCTACAGCGCGACTTGGACCGGCAAGGGCTGGCAGACGGATGCCAGCGGGGGGGTGACATTTAATGTGCGCGGCCTCGGCAGCGATCCAGTCGAGTTCAATAACAATCGAACAGGCGCCAACGGCAGTTTTGTTTATTTCAAGACCGACGTGTCGCACACCCGCGACCTGCCCGCGGGTCTCCAGTTTTTCGGCAGGGTGCAGGGCCAGGCGGCAAGTGTGCCGCTGGTCAGCAGCGAGCAATTCAACGGCGGCGGCGTGGACACCGCGCGCGGCTACATCGAATCCGAAACACTCGGAGATGACGCCCTTTTTGGCACGCTGGAACTGCGGAGTCCTTCGCTAGGCGAGTGGTTGGGCAAGGATGTCAAGGACTGGCGGTTTTATGTGTTTAGCGATGCGGGCGTGCTGGAAATCAAAAGCCCGTTGCTTGAGCAGAAATCGAGTTTCGGCCTGGCCAGCGCCGGGGTGGGCAGCCGGATCAAGCTTTTCGACCACTACAATGGATCGTTTACCCTTGGCAGCCCGCTTGTGGCGGGGCCGAGGTCGCCTGCGGAAAGCCTGCTGATCATGTTCGAGGTGGGGGCTGAATTTTAATGTGGAATACGGGAAAAACTTAAATTTAAAACAAGTGAGCGCAAAATTTTATAAATATTTGATCATTGGCATGTTGGCAGGCATTGGCTGTTCCGCCAACGCGCATGCCTGGTGGAAAAGCGAGTGGACTTTGCGCAAGAAGTTTACCGTGGATACCGGGGCGTCCGGCGTTTCCATTAATGATCCCATCGGCACCACACCGGTGCTGATCCGCCTGCACGACGGAAATTTTCAATTCGCAGGAGCGAAAGAAGACGGCAGCGACATCCGTTTTGTCGCCGAAGACGACAAGACCCCGTTGGTTTATCATATCGAACGGTACGACACCCTCATGGCGGAAGCGTTTGTCTGGGTAAAGGTGCCCGATGTGAAGCCCGGGGCCAGGACAAGCTTTTGGCTCTACTACGGGAACAACGGCAACAATGTTGCGTCCGTCAATGATGCCAAAGGCACATACGACCCGGACGCCGTCCTGGTTTATCATTTTGCAGAACACGGCCAACCCCCGGTTGATTTTACGGCGGCGGGCAACAACGCGGATAAAGCCGGCCAGTCGGTGGACGGCTCCATGATCGGCGGCGGCTTGCGCTTGGATGGCCAGCATCTGGTGAGCATACCTGCTTCATCTTCGCTTGCCTGGAACGATGGCGCTGTCATGACGTGGTCTGCCTGGATCAAGGCGGCCGCCCTGCAATCGAATGCGGTGCTCTTCAGCCGCAGGGAAGGCGGCAATGCGTTTGTGATCGGGGTGGACAACGGTATTCCCTATGTGGAAGTGGGAAGCCAGCGGAGCG encodes:
- a CDS encoding ShlB/FhaC/HecB family hemolysin secretion/activation protein — protein: MLIMFFSLAAGFCGARSALAAIDSPSVGTTDGKAPTPQGPVRTNVQPQTVPHFFIREYHVEGARHLDRTEIEKAVYPYLGPYRTADDVEKARAALEKSYQAKGYQVATVQIAQQQLPSRNGVVVLKVSEGEVERLRINGSRYFSLQEIREAAPSLKEGSVIDYNKLKQDVVALNQLPDRRVIPALRAGSRPGTMDVDLNVEDKMPLHGNIDLNNRNSPDTAELRLSGGLSYSNLWQLGHTVGASFQIAPEDVSQVNVVSAYYLAPVPDVTWLKLMLQGTRQDSNVSTLGGAGVAGRGDIVGPRAIFILPGKDSFYHSLTLGVDYKHYTQDLTIGGSVARTPLTYYPMSGLYSATWTGKGWQTDASGGVTFNVRGLGSDPVEFNNNRTGANGSFVYFKTDVSHTRDLPAGLQFFGRVQGQAASVPLVSSEQFNGGGVDTARGYIESETLGDDALFGTLELRSPSLGEWLGKDVKDWRFYVFSDAGVLEIKSPLLEQKSSFGLASAGVGSRIKLFDHYNGSFTLGSPLVAGPRSPAESLLIMFEVGAEF